CTCCTGCATCTGCTGCGCCTGCTGCATCATCTTCTGGATGTTCATGGAGCGTTCCTATTCCTCGATCTCTTCGACGTTCTTGATCTCCGCGGGGAAGACATCGAGCAGCGCCTGCACGGCGCCGTCGGCCAGCGCGGCCTGGCGAAGGCGTTCCTGGGCGAGCTCGGCGGGGGTGGGCCCCTTCGGCGCCGCCCGCTCCTCGACCTCGACGACGAGCACCTTCATGGGGTGTCCCGCCACCTGCTCGGCCACGCGCTCGATGAACGAGGTCTTCTGTTCGAGCTGCGCGCGCAACACGCGCTGCGAGGTGGTGAAGGTGAACGTGAGCCGGTCGCCGTCGACCTCGACCCGGTGCGCCTGCGCGGCCACGGCCCCGTGAAAGAGCTTGTTCGTCTTCTTCAGCTCGGTGAGGATGCGGTCGCGCAAGGCCGGACCGGGCGCACCACCACTCCCCTCGTCTGGAGCGGCCTCGACCGGGGCGGCCTCGTGTGGAGCGGCCTCGTCCGCCGAGGCTCTGGCTGGCGCGGACGGCACCGGCTCGACCAGCGTCGGAGCCGGTGGTGTCGGAGCGGGCGGCAGCGGGGTCGCGCGCGGCTGCCCCTGGCTGTCGGGCGACCCGGGCCTGCCGAACGGGATGGGTGCACGCGGCCCGCCCGCCGTCGCTTTCGAGAAGGCCGGCGCGACGCCGCTCCGCGTGCCGGGAGCCGGAGTGTGCCGCCGGGGAGCCGGGGCGCCGCGCGGCGGCACCGGCTGTCCTGCCTGCAGCGCCGCGATGACGTCGGCGAGCGGCGCGACCGAGCGCAGGTGCATCCACTTGAGCAGCGTCATCTCGAAGGTGTAGCGCGGCTGCGACGCGTTGCGCAGGTCGAACTCCGCGCGGGCGATGACGTCGAAGGCGCGCAGCAGGTCTTCGCGCGAGTAGCGCGACGCGAGCTGCTTCAGCCGCTCGACGTCGCCCTCGGGGACGTACTCGGGATCGTCGAGGCGCGACGGGTCGATCGAGACGACCATCATGTCGCGGACGACGCGAGACAGCTCGCGGCAGAGCAGCCGCAGGTCGTGACCCGACTCCACGGCCCGGCCGGCGAGGTCGAACACCTTCGGCGCGTCCTCGTCGGCCACCATCTCGACGATGTCGAGCAGCAGGTCGCGGCCGACGATGCCGAGCACCGTCGCCACGTCGTCGGCCGTCACCTGCTCGCCGGCGAACGCGATCACCTGGTCGAAGGCGCTCTCGGCATCGCGCAGGCTGCCCTCGGCGGCCCGCGCCATCATCTGGAGCGCCGCCGGCTCGACGCCGATGCCCTCGAGGCCCGCGATCTTCTGGAGCTGCGCCACGATGTCGCGCGTGGCGATGGTGCGGAACTCGTATTCCTGCGAGCGCGAGCGGATGGTGTCGGGGATCTTGTGCAGCTCGGTCGTCGCCATCATGAAGACGACGTGATCGGGCGGCTCCTCGACCGACTTGAGCAGCGCGTTGAACGACGAGGCCGACAGCATGTGGACCTCGTCGATGATGAAGATCTTGTAGCGGTCGCGGACGGGCCTGATCGAGAGGTTCTCGATGATGACCTCGCGCACGTTGTCCACGCCCGTGTGCGTGGCCGCGTCGATCTCGACGACGTCGAGATCGCGCCCCTCGGCAATCTCCGTGCAGGCGTCGCAGGCGCCGCACGGGACGGGCGTCGGGCCGGTGACGCAGTTGAGCGCCTTGGCCAGGATGCGAGCCGTGGTCGTCTTGCCTACGCCCCGTGCGCCCGAGAAGATGAAGGAGTGGGCGATGCGCCCGCTCGCGATGGCGTTGCGCAGCGTCTCGGTCGTGCCACGCTGGCCGACGACCTCGTCGAAGGCCTGGGGGCGGTACTTCCGGGCGAGGACCTGGTAGGACACGTGAAACCACCCGCGGATCGCCCCGCGGGACCGGGAATCGGGACCATCGCGCGGCGCACGGCCGGCGGCCCCACCGCGGCCCGGGCGACCTGCGGCACATGCCAGGACCCGCTTAGCGCTGCTGCCTTCCGGCCCTGACGCGGTTCACGGACTGGCATTGCACAGGGCCCGGGCCGCGATGCGGCCGCCCTGCCCTCACGCGCCTCGCGCGAGCGAAGCGAACGGGCAGTGTACTCCGTCGTTTGGACGAGGGGCAAGCGGCGAGTGGGGAGCGAGTGGGCGGACGGCGACCCGAGCCTGCGAGCCCCGAGATCCCGCCTCGGCCGCTCCTTCAGTTGACTCACTGATTGGGAGTCAATATACTCCCGAACAGGAGCCTTGGCATGACCCAGGCGTTGCACTACCCAGACAGCCGGTACCGGACCGACGCGCCGCCAGACCTCGGCGCGCGCGCCGAGCGCGAGCGTCTCTCGACGCCTGCCCTCAAGGCCTTCTTCAACCTCGTGGCGCGGTGGAAGGTGCGCGACGAGGACGCGCGG
The window above is part of the Acidobacteriota bacterium genome. Proteins encoded here:
- the dnaX gene encoding DNA polymerase III subunit gamma/tau; translation: MSYQVLARKYRPQAFDEVVGQRGTTETLRNAIASGRIAHSFIFSGARGVGKTTTARILAKALNCVTGPTPVPCGACDACTEIAEGRDLDVVEIDAATHTGVDNVREVIIENLSIRPVRDRYKIFIIDEVHMLSASSFNALLKSVEEPPDHVVFMMATTELHKIPDTIRSRSQEYEFRTIATRDIVAQLQKIAGLEGIGVEPAALQMMARAAEGSLRDAESAFDQVIAFAGEQVTADDVATVLGIVGRDLLLDIVEMVADEDAPKVFDLAGRAVESGHDLRLLCRELSRVVRDMMVVSIDPSRLDDPEYVPEGDVERLKQLASRYSREDLLRAFDVIARAEFDLRNASQPRYTFEMTLLKWMHLRSVAPLADVIAALQAGQPVPPRGAPAPRRHTPAPGTRSGVAPAFSKATAGGPRAPIPFGRPGSPDSQGQPRATPLPPAPTPPAPTLVEPVPSAPARASADEAAPHEAAPVEAAPDEGSGGAPGPALRDRILTELKKTNKLFHGAVAAQAHRVEVDGDRLTFTFTTSQRVLRAQLEQKTSFIERVAEQVAGHPMKVLVVEVEERAAPKGPTPAELAQERLRQAALADGAVQALLDVFPAEIKNVEEIEE